In the Hermetia illucens chromosome 1, iHerIll2.2.curated.20191125, whole genome shotgun sequence genome, TGCTTCAAAATAACCGGAGAGATAAGGCGACGATAAAAAAAGAAGTCAGCAGTGAGCTCAAAGAAGTTTGCATCTGACATTAATTTCCGGGCTTGATATAAGAAATCAAATATATGATAGTTACGCCTTAACAGCTCTTACCTATAGCATGGGGATCATCTAAAGAACGAAAACTgatatttattatttgcaaaGAAAAATTCGCACTTTTTACGAAATACAAACGCTGTGTAGAACGCATGGCGCTTTCAAGAAAAGAAGGCGGACGAGATCTGATTGATATAGGCAATATTCACGACAAGATCATAATGAAAATGAGGACCCACTtttaaggaaacacaaaaatgTCACAAACCCGAAAAGTGATCGCGAATTAAACtcctttttttgaaattctcaatattaacggtgATACGAGGGTTTAAAGTTTCTCAAAAGATTTCTCCACTTTGCGGCCATTTTCTCAGCACCTACAACCTTCACCTACCATTTCAAAGATTTAACACAGAAATGTCGGGGATCCAAACAGCAATTGCAAATGCAGATGAGAAACTTACCCCTCTTATGCTAAACAAGCTGGGAAACCGAATGTTTGGCGTTTCAGTAAAGAAAGGTTTTATAAGTGGCTCGTAACGTGTGTATATATGTTGAATATACCGTATATACTTTTACGGAGTACCAATTTGACGCAGAAGCTactactttgacctactataactttgatattaatagtagaatttcaaccaaactttctagtatgaCGCATCATACAAATCTTTTATACTCGAAGTGTTcaacttccagtattccgacttgttcaatttatttttaaatattaatttttcttttttggccgGGAAATAAATGGTAGCTTTACAAGAAGAATTCCAAACAAATATTTGATTTGAAGTCAAAATACACTATAAAATGATTCTGACGACTAAATTGGGAAAATCGGTCTATATGCGTTGTAAGATTATATTTAGATTGCGTGCTCTGCACTGGATTAAAATTTGAGCACTAAATTTGCAATCTTGCTTTCAGATAGACAATCGTTATGACCaaaatgtgctaccattttATGAAATGTAGTTTTATGAGATCAACCATTTAGATAAtggattttaattattttaataatattttcgaGCGAAATTTAAGGCATGAAACTCTCGGTTGGTAGTCTCTAAAAGGTTGCTAAAAGTCACTTTTACAATCTCTGAACTTTCTTATGcactttttaaatgaaaaatctaGGAACTAGATAATTATAGTACGTGAAAAACATCATTATACTATGCCTATGGCCttcaaaaattgattgattacTAATTATTTACctgatattattaatttttggtgtagatatttgaaAGCAATTTCCGCtgtgaatattttgaaaaatccaTTTTGAGTCAACTTCGGCTgtacttttttggtttttatcaaACCATTCTATGATTCCTGGTAAATTCACTTTTGCCGGAAAGCTTAAGGAGATCATCAAATTCTCGGTGAAATTGTGATTCGAAGGAATCAGCTTATAGAATAAATCAAATGGCAGGAAATGGCATTTTGTGAACACCCTTGGTATGTTATACTTGTCAATGAATGAAACTATAATTTCCAATTTCGTACTGTGTGTTTCACAATTTCCGATATAACTGAGCTCCACCTCAATTTTTTTAGTGAATCCAGATAAAATATCTTTATAGGTCGCAACTTTTTGGTTACAATTAATTCCTTCCACAGCGCTGAATGTAAACTGTAGCTGATCTATGTTTGCATTTACTTTGTAGTTAATCCTCAACAAACAGGTGGGGTTCTGGACGTAATTTGAAGAGGCATTAAGTGttaatttttcttcttcagttaTATTAATATCAACGtatttttccgtctgtgtatTGATAACTTTCGTTTCACTTAAATAAATACTCTTCTTTATTTCATTCTCAAGTGCCCCCAGTTCTTCCTGAATGTTTTCCAAGTATACGCTTTCATATTTTATGGTTTGTACTCCAAACGCGAAAGGTTCTGATCCAAGGAAATCGATAGTAAGTAGTCCCTTGGAATCAAGCATGACGAGTCCTCCTGCTAGGCCGTAAACATTAGAACGAATAATAGCAATTGGTTTGTTTTCTAATTGTGCAGTCCAAATTAATGTCGTGTTTTCATAAATGAATAACATGGCTCCATCGGAAATAACTACATTAATAAGACGAGCATGTGAATCTGAAAttgttaaatatttaaaatgtagCAATATGGACGCCAATGTATAAATATGCTTACCCCAATACCATCCAAGCACGAATGAATGAAAGCATACAGGTGTGAAGTTCAATTTTCGGATAAACAACAGCTTTCCTTCATCAGAGACATTGACTAAGTTGTGTTCACCTAATATCATAATGTCAGTCCTAGAACTTGAAAAcaatacaaaataaaatttaattcggAATTGACTCAAACTTTTATTTACTAAACACACATGCACATATTtcataaatttcaataaatatttatcCTACTTTTTCTATAACTCTTCCTTTACTCTTCCCGATAGAGTGACcgcgtgagttacatcctttttatTCCTTTAGGATAAACACAATAACACGTTTTATGTTTTGTATTACTTTTAAACTTTATTAGGCTTCACGATTATGATTCTTAAAACTAATTCACAATAtattggattttattttatgttcTTCCGAACATTTCTACGAACGACAAGTAACTGACTTTGAATtagaaaaataacaaatatgCAATTATACAATTCCCACAATAATTGAACAATAAAATTCTATGAGGGTTAAATATCGTTTGGACATTTTATGCATTCATGGGAACATTGCATGTTTCCATATCTGCAGAAAATCTCGAGTTTCGTTGCAAGTCTGGGAATgaagttttattttcattcgtCAGTAACCATTCGTTAGAATTTGGATTCTCCTGGATCcgattaaaaattttcaatttaaatcttTTTTGTTTACAATAAATGAAGGTGAGTATTATGATCATTATCAGAATTGGATTGGATTTTAACgttaatttttttgctaattGAATCAAAATACTACTATCATCTATATGATAAACATCTGTatatgtttgtaaaacaaaaccttattaaaatcggttcaatatctgtccatcagggtacagacatcgactacatgacgcgttcataatccgatttccggagctaagtcatgttccggaacagaacgtcgtcaaccagtaccgggtgatcgtgaataacaaccgagttgccttaccaactagtcaACAAATCTtgcaagaggtttcacttgagctcgggctggagtcatcaaattaccggactagtcaaaggagtaacacaagtactccacctgtaaagcactccatgaatccagtagtcaggagaagcttagtaactggggatgtcgaccaaatttataatgaggctttgacggcattccaggtcgcattcacagagtatgctgagattctcccagacgctaggccaaagatcccaaaactgaagtttacttcggcaactactaatatcattgctgccgttgacagaattttggctgatcgtttggctagtgagattactgctacagaggttcacagcctgatctacgttgcagctgccacggttattcggcTCCATAagcaacatcttagagcgaataacagaggtatgcgcagaaggactttaccgttgtgggtgtttcgactcaacaaaagaatcgaaaagttgagaaaggagatttttcgtgtgacgcaagcactccttggaaatccatcaccaagagtgcacagatgcgttgcgaacatcattggaaactaccatctgtccaatgatatgccaatcgaagaaatcctcgaggtgctgaagcagaaactagcggtatgctccaatcgcatccgtaggtatcagaaaagctttcagcgaagaacagacaacaccttgttcttccagaaccaacggggattctacaaaaatctcaccaactcaagtcgggaaagcaacctcgatctggatcaggcagaagacttctggagaagtatttggagcgaatccatccgttgcaatttagaaacagcgtggctcccacaccttatgcgttcacgCGAacccctccccgaaatgaccatgcctgacgtaactgaattTGACGtcgaagcagcccttgacaaggcaggtaactggaaggcgccaggagttgacaagattcacaacttctggctgaagcggttcaagagcattcacaggatattggcaaatcaatttaatcaaatgattgccgatcctgatttagttccaccatttttcaccaaggggataactttcctcatccccaaggaacagggtgtctcttgcccttcaaaatgtcgaccaattacttgtcttcctaccatctacaaggtcttcacttcagttctgtgcgcgaacatcccaaaacatcttgatgttcataaattgatagctgaggagcaaaaaggatgcgcaaaaggctcccgaggctgcaaagaacagcttgtaatcgatacggtagctgtaaagcaggctgtccaccaaaaacgaaacatcttgacagcctacatcgattataaatcagcctttgactccatatcacattcatggttactacaagtgttacgcttgtataaaatcaacccgaatgtcgttcttctactgagaacagtaatgaagaattggagcacgaagctatcggtatctttgcaaacatcaggagagatactaaTCAGGcctggcattttccaaggcgactctctaagcccactgtggtcttctttggctttgaatccgctatcccatcttttgcatgaaagcaaatacgggttccaagtcaagcatagCATATTGtcaaaatgtacattaagtcatttgatgtacattgacgacatcaaattgtatgccaaagacgagaaccaacttcgctccttactgaacatcaccatccagttcatcaGGGATATTGGCATGCAGttggttttgaaaatatgtcgCATATGTAAAACAATTGTTCCAGAAAAACACAAAGGCAAGGATACAGCCATATTAACATCCAAATTGATTATTcacaaattattacaaataccccgcatattgcaagcaacaacacctgctgtggcaataatcaaatctaagttgctgggggaatttgaacggcgtctggatcttgtccttaaaactgagctgtacgggaaaaataagatcatggcaatcaacaccgtCGCCATTCCCgttcttctatacactttcggtgtgatacagtggagtaatactgatttagaatctgtcaatagacgggtaagggtagttcttgcaaacaacaacatgcacaatagagctgccgaaaaattgaggatcactatcccacgtcatcagggaggaaggggggtacttgatttaaaaacgttgcactacaatcaagtgcattctcttcgtgagtttttctatgagaaacaatcctctagccaaatacatcaggctaccgtcatggcagataataaattttgtcgtttgaacttgagaagcagagaatgggatcccatgtcgaatgttacttcagtccaacagaagatcgacatgtggaaagagaaaccaattcacggaggtcatataaaaaatttgttgttgtcaggcattgacatcgaagcctccaacaaatggttgacaaatggtgtacttttctatgagaacGAAGCAtttctaacttcaattcaggatgcttcgctcccaacaaaaaattataaacggtaaattcttcacgactcctcaatcaccaactccagttgtaagttatgcaactgtgaagaggagaccatccagcacatatcatctgcgtgcaggatgttaagcggtaccgagtacaccaatcgtcataactccgtctgcaagattctccatcaaaaccttgcgttgaagcataacttagtggcaacctactatccttactataagtatactccgcagagaatcttggaaaatgatcgggtaaaactactgtgggatcacactattgccaccgaccacagtgttaatcataacagacccgatctagttctgcttctgaaggaagaacgagcgtgctttataatcgacgtagccgtaccgttggaccggaacactgttgaaaaacagcacgaaaaaatccggaactacggccccttggcagacgatatgaagcggacctggagactacaaaagatcgaagtggtCCCaatagtaatttcagcgacgggattagtcccgcagaacttacataaagcgctgaaaacgctcgatcttagggctgaacTATACATGGAAATGCAAAAatcggttatccttgcaacctgtgctatagtccgaagagtcctgttcggtatcaatctgacctaatgagtttcagtcttgatctgcactgtcttcgatataagatccatgtctctgtagtgtagaacctccgcgtcattggctgaagtgtttgcgacaatcgggatgtagtaatacattttcgcatggtcgcacacactttgcgttaaaacgcatcatcgctgtgatgcgggcctttggatgttgccttcagcccatccttaggttggtcgcccttcggtccggttgggcgggaagagggtccgtggcttttttagctatatatatatatatcctgtgtggagttggcaaatctcccatcaggcgcgtcccttcgtacgGATAATGGAATGCTCGGcaaatgtgtcatggccatgcacatgcacgcatccggagatgtgggTGTGTGGGCATATTTATgcgtaggccgagtaggtgggaagtaaacgcccacccatggataaaaattggctatgtgaaggatacccagaaataaagccAAACatagaggagcagaagaagaatgaagttacggtgcaggggggGAGTGAGCGGGCTCCCGGCGGCGATATCAACGACCGCCGTGTCTCAGTAGTGGGAgctttggctactgtggcatctaatgttacaagcgtacgggaggaacttgaactggctccagtgacggacccgttcagaaggagctcgattcttCGCAGGTCCCTCCCACAAGCCCCCGCGATCGCTACTCCccgtgggaagcgtatagcgggagccttcgatgaggaagaatcgctgacgccgattcacccgagcgatgttt is a window encoding:
- the LOC119647050 gene encoding protein PTHB1-like encodes the protein MSLFRVCSWWSAQCPDTLQSYHAQNITVCRFGLQENEKDYIVVTSTLGYLSIFYPAKSTTGGRTSSDLVLELKLSSPILGVAAGNFGSLTKGNANQSQLAVLHPLGLSIYSLLHTNGMSEHGSQSVLQLTAKNVLPKWSFSICTGHFGGVKEKEFICVTHLDGSLTFFEQDGIHYNCILSGETSMPLPVIYDSSSDAFLRVNSYWELESFKYQDVSESEPSSAVNPSWTLCIGELPIQIQTVRVNSSRTDIMILGEHNLVNVSDEGKLLFIRKLNFTPVCFHSFVLGWYWDSHARLINVVISDGAMLFIYENTTLIWTAQLENKPIAIIRSNVYGLAGGLVMLDSKGLLTIDFLGSEPFAFGVQTIKYESVYLENIQEELGALENEIKKSIYLSETKVINTQTEKYVDINITEEEKLTLNASSNYVQNPTCLLRINYKVNANIDQLQFTFSAVEGINCNQKVATYKDILSGFTKKIEVELSYIGNCETHSTKLEIIVSFIDKYNIPRVFTKCHFLPFDLFYKLIPSNHNFTENLMISLSFPAKVNLPGIIEWFDKNQKSTAEVDSKWIFQNIHSGNCFQISTPKINNIR